The sequence below is a genomic window from Peromyscus maniculatus bairdii isolate BWxNUB_F1_BW_parent chromosome 17, HU_Pman_BW_mat_3.1, whole genome shotgun sequence.
CAATCCTcttcagttttttgtttatttgttttgtttttgttttttcaagacagggtttctctgtgtagccctggctgtcctggatctcactctgtagaccaggctggcctcaagtgagatctacctgcctctgcctcccaagagctgagattaaggTGTGGGACACCTCCACCCAGTCGTCCTTTTCTGTTAGATCTTCATCTAACACAGGTGGCTCAGAGACTCTCCAGCACCTGTTCACCAGCCCTCCTATTCCACTTCACCCATGTCTGTCCGTCTGCGGTCTGTCCTGGTCCTATCCCCCACTTGTCCTCAGGCCCCAACACTGAATACAAATGCTTGAGTCTTGGGTTGAAGATTAAGAAGCAGACTGTGGattgagatggatcagtgggtaaaggtgtttgtcaccaaaACTGACGACTGAGTTTgattctgggacccacatggtggaaggagtgaacagattcccacaagttgtcttctgacctccacaaatatACTGTGGCATTCAAGTCCATACGCtggtaacaataaataaaatttaaaaaaagacagtggTATGACTGGATCTTATAACAAAATATGTGGCAACCGATTAGTGATGTCTGAGGTAGCAACACAATGTAGATGTGTCTGGAAGGATCACATGCTGCCTGGACACCCATGTCTTCCAAAGAGCCactgctttttgctttttgaaaaagggtctcatcctgcagcccagactggcctggaactcacaatgcccaccactcctggctcaaAAACGCTTTTCCATTCCTCGTCTCCACCTTCATCTTTGTCCCCAGACAGGATCTAACCAGCCATCCTTCCTCCTCAGGCCAACTGCGGTCATTACCATCACCCTTGGCTGCATCAACTGCTCACCCTGACTGGTGGTTGAATGTCAGCCCTAGCTGTGACCTCCAGGTGACAAGGGACAGAGCAGTCACTTGTTAATTCTCATCACACCCCTGCAAGAGTGACTTCAGTCCTCCTCTTCTAACGGAAATAGGCTATCCCTCTGAGAAGCGGCAGAGACAGCACTGGACCCAGGTGTGCCCAGGTGTGCCGCAAGCACGAAGAAACTAGATCCAAGTGATAGCACACACGTTGCCCAGGGCCCCAGCACAGGTACACCAGGCGATGGAGCCGAGCCTCAGCCTGATATTCGGGGGAAATCACTTCTTTCTCTGTACGAGTGTAGCAGTGGCCTGGCCTCTTCCCCCTAGATGCTAGTGGCACTCTCTGCTTCAGAGGGGGTCCAAACACCTCAGACCCTCATCTGGGAGAGAGGGACTGCCTTCAGAGGGGAAACACAGACCTGGGAGGGGTGTGGCTCGGCTGAGGCATGCCCTGGGTCCTGGGTACAATCCCCCTACACTGCAAAAAGTAAGCCACAAACACAGGCTTACTTCCCGTCTGCAGCCTGGCAGGTGAGCCTCGGTCTCACTCAGACCTCTCCTCTGCCTCGTGATTCTAATACCGAGAGAATAACGTAAGGAGGCACTAAGACCCATGGTTAAAGCAGACAGGGTGTTGAGTACCTGTCATCCCAACCAGCAGGAAGATTACAAGCCTAAGGTCatcctggctacagagtgagtttgaggccagcctgggctacactgacaAATggtacctcaaaaacaaaagaaagcaaaaacaccCAAAATAACTAGCATGGCCTTGTGGGCCACAAAAGTCATTCCAGGaaccaggaaactgaggcaggagttcaaggccaaccgaagctagttacacacacaccccgccaAACAAAACCCATCTGAAGCTTCTGAAGCAAGTTGTTACGGAAACATACTTCGTGGTAACTTAAGAGCAATGAACGTGATTATCAACAGCAGTCGGAAGGTGGTGACACccgcctgtcatcctagcacacCGGAAGGCTAGGTTAGGCAGGACTACAAGCCCAGGCTACAGGGAGAGTCGAGGGAAGGCCTAGGCTACTCGGGGAGTTGGGGGAAAGCCTGAACTACACCGGGAGTTGGGGGAAGGCCTGGGCTACGTCGGGAGTTGGGGGAAGGCCTGGGCTACGCCGGGAGTTGGGGGAAGGCCTGGGCTACGCCGGGAGCTGGGGGGAAGGCCTGGGCTACGCCGGGAGCTGGGGGGAAGGCCTGAGCTACCCAGGGAGCTGGGGGAAGGCCTGGGCTACGCCGGGAGCTGGGGGGAAGGCCTGGGCTACGCCGGGAGCTGGGGGGAAGGCCTGGGCTACGCCGGGAGCCGGGGGAAGGCCTGGGCTACGTCGGGAGCCGGGGGAAGGCCTGGGCTACCCCGGGAGCCGGGGGAAGGCCTGGGCTACGTCGGGAGCCGGGGGAAGGCCTGGGCTACACCGGGAGCTGGGGGAAGGCCTGGGCTACCCCGGGAGCTGGGGGAAGGCCTGGGCTACCCCGGGAGCTGGGGGAAGGCCTGGGCTACCCCGGGAGCTGGGGGAAGGCCTGGGCTACCCCGGGAGCTGGGGGAAGGCCTGGGCTGCGCCGGGAGCTGGGGGAAGGCCTGGGCTACGCCGGGAGCTGGGGGAAGGCCTGGGCTACGCCGGGAGCTGGGGGAAGGCCTGGGCTACCCCGGGAGCTGGGGGAAGGCCTGGGCTACGCCGGGAGCTGGGGGAAGGCCTGGGCTACCCCGGGAGCTGGGGGAAGGCCTGGGCTACGCCGGGAGCTGGGGGAAGGCCGCCCTCCGCGGTGCCGCCCCCCGCCTCACCCGCTTCTCCTGCATCTTCTCGAAGGCCGCCTGCGCCGGCGTCCGCTTGTCCAGGCAGCGCCTCTTCTCCTCCTCGCTCTTCTTGCTCGTCCCCATGGCCTCCAGCAGCTTGGCCTTGTCtttgtccttcttcttcttcttcctgggGGAGAAGGGGCCGGTGAGCGGGGCCGGAGCCCGGGGTCGGCCCTCGGGGACAGACCGCGGGCCCCGGGCCTCACCGCTTCGTCACGCCGAGCTCCGCGACACCTTTCAGCTTCAGGGGCCCCTTCTGGACCTGCTCGTACGCCTCCATGGTGCGCAGGACCCCGCCACACTTCCTGTTTGTAAACGGCACTTCCGCCCGACCCCCCGCCTCGCTCCCTTTTGATTGGTCGGCTAGGCGCGACCTAGGCATACGCAGGTCTCATAGCTCTAGCGCACTTCCGGTCTCACACTCGGTGGGAACGGGCCCCAGCCGTACTTCCCGTGTGGGCATCCACTTCCGGCTTTGTGGTCATCGCCTTGGCTTTGTGGCCTTTGAAGTCGtaattatcaatttaaaaaattacatttacccagcactccagaaacagaggcaggaggatctctgaattcgaggccagcctggtttacatagtgacttccaggacagccagggctatgaagagagaccctgtctcgaaataaataaacagaagaaaggtTAAATCTTAAGAATTACATTACACGTTATtcacctgtatgtgtgtatgtgagggtgtgtacacacagagaacaccTTGCAGGAGTCTGGTCTCGTTTTCCACCCTTTGGGTTCCCGGGAAGAGAACTATGTGGTCAGACTACCTGCTGAGATACCTCACTGGCCCACAGCTCCTGATGTTGCGTGGGTTTGAGGTCAGAGGGTCATGCTAAATGAGCCTGGTTAACCTTGGATTTGCTGCAGAGACGGACCTCTCTGGGCTCTGCCTCAGCATCTTGTGAACTGGGACTTTAGGTGTGTCCACTGCGgcttgttttgttggtttttatggaggccacgctggcctcaaacttaccaaTGTAGCCAATGACCTTGAACTGTTtcgttgttgttttgagacaaagtctcactatgtagccttggctctgtagaccaggctggctttgaattcagggagaaacacctgcctctgcctcccgcgtgctggaattaaaggtgtgtgccaccacacctaacaACCTTACTTCTCAACGACAGGCATCACAAATGTgctgggattttttgttttctttagcagTGGTTTTGGAGGTTACATTTATCTGTGTGCTGTGTCAAGCAAGCAGAGGTCGGAGGGCAACTGCGGTTTCCTCCTTCCACAGTGTGTCCAGGAAATCGGCCTTCTGATGCTGCTCtgggacagggtctccctatgcaTCCCATGATGACTAGtgactcctgcttctgcctcccttaGTGCTGAGTGACAGACTGAACCCCCGTTCCCAGCCCACTGATTATGCTAtgtaatggctattcttggttgtcaacttgactccacttagaattaactaaaacccaactgggcacacctgtgagggattttttcttttaatccagATCATTTGAGatggaagatccacttctaatctgggccacaccttctgctggcagacTGTATAAAGCCCGTGGAAGAAAGAAGCACTGAAGGGAACCCCTGAACAGCAGGGGCTGCCTCCCGGACACCAGATTAGGcgcaaaccacacccaaacacctgtctTCACAGAGAGGTtctttattaagcagggaagaagagttaaagtggctgctttctgactcaagcagaaaacagcagcaagtgACCTTGCAGTGTAATTTTAACGAGGATAGGAGGGGGAGGTCTGTGATAGAATGGACCCGGATGCTGTAGTaaaggagagagggggtgggggagaaggggaagggaacaagggaaaggaggaaggggtatttgtcccagaaggacaaaggactgcctctggatagaagGGAGACAGGTGTGGCACATAGGCAactggcagtttataaaggtaaaatgagAAACCCTGCGTTAGGATGAggtgcttcattttattttattttatttatttattttttttttggtttttcaagacagggtttctctctgtagctttgcgcctttcctggaactcacttggtagcccaggctggccttgaactcacggagatccgcctgcctctgcctcccgagtgctgggattaaaggcgtgcgccaccaccgcccggctggtgcTTCATTTTAATTGGGGATGTTAATTATGATAGCCAACgtgggcttctgattgctggactttggtagtcagcctcaggagaaaGAAATGGCCAAATGAGGGAATGGACTTTTGTagttagctttaggaatgtaatctaaccgtttttagcaaggcagagggaatggggagaagggcaagtgtagcatgaatcctaattggtctgaataataaaaacctggagctacATATCAggctaaatgctgaaagatcagtaaaggaaCCATCCACGAGAGAGACTTCTaacctctactgaatcctcagcctgaaagggccgagttcctgtctccatcctgccttatcacttcctctctccacccagccatatcacttcctctttccccgctcccaagtgctgggattaaaggtatgtgccaccactgcctggcctctagtgatTAGCTCCGCACTCTgaactccaggcaagctttatttgtaagagcacaaacaaaataccaccacaattttccttttttgtctaaaataaaaaagaacattataactaatataagaaaaactatatacaaaaagtataataatatatacaatatatatatgcaataaatcCATCAACAATATCTGGTCCATAAAcattgacaaattcaaagaaatactccattatctatcctatcttggtgagtctgaaaggttgtacctaattcattttctattctaacttgcattaccaaaactatctcttaatgtctctcaaccttatatactttacacctgtttagtgaatttcttttatgaatctggtaacaaggaaaactataacaatAAGTATAAAGTCTTCAACTGcaccagagacccaagaagggaataatattacccgagtaagcaggaagtgcaagcaaacaacttccaaaaaatgtgagaaatgacagaaatagctggctgcctgTATAATCACTCAAGTTTACTTTGTAACATTGGGGCactcatctttggcctacaggcctagcctatctgacagacttttctgtgaagcaggatatttgaagggctgtcctactttgtcttggcaaagtttggtagtcctttctttttgtgtcctgtttgtcctaTTTGCATGCTCTCAGCAGTTGAGGTAagagcattttcttgcccagtggctaacttttgccacagagaatgtaaactctatatggagtttcttcagtgtccatcatcttctccaaagtagattggtgctgccaggagcagacatgtctcattgtcattaaaaaaaaaaaaaaaagaacctatgttattacaacatcttaaatgtcatattctgtagatctctgaagtgtttgaaaatgactggtttatataaaatatatctctgtttgaccttgaaaacacacctaacatgactacaattGTGATTGTAATAgctgactaactactaacctgcatttccttattatcctaaatagttggtgaTAAGTCTATGTACTctgaaggcctctctgccaactcagcaatccaaattaaactgaatcagaccaaattggaaaagcccaggtttaatgggtgaAGCATTCCTGAGTGATTCCCCAGCCCCTCAGAGAGTAGACTGAGATGAAAGACAAgaagaaccacgtgtctgttatctgggatgcagcttatatgccctgtgggagtggtcttgagactctgggggaggagctgtgttggCGGggtttgaaggggcgggtttggggagagagatgggggaggggagttgaggtggatcttcaaccagaacattccagattctttgggtatagggatgccaggatGCCAGGGGTTGGGGTAGAGCTCCCACCCCAAACAGTTGGTAATAATACTTTTCAAGAACTTGAAATtggcattacattgttaaatgagttgtataggtacaatacctcgaacaagagtagaaatgtacatacagtatgttctaacaaaaataatctcaaatttgtatcaatatacaaagatccatattaatgtaaaatatttaaaactagtagttgcttttttggtttaaaagtagattcaataatctatctttttattttatttctatatccttcctgtttcttttcagaataatcTACCCTTATATCCTATCATATcaatatccccctttcttcttttcaaaacaagaatccTGAATCTaaactcctttgttcagcttttttcctgaccattacgaatgacaatttgtaaccaaccaccctaaatgatgacaaatatccataacccattgaaagaccaaaatctaccaccccacctcttgggaatgtgggtgtcatgttcttaagtttacttcctgctgtctgggggtgatggcatctttgggggatcctgaaaagaaaaattggggatacttgtcaagtcctgagagaggtagctgtatcatttgttgtccagtctctgtgcaatgggaaagcgcagggcttgtctcaagttctggctagagtagtctgtgaggctgtattatctcagctagccaccttgagactgtcctgagcagtttgtagtccaagctgatctttgggtgttGTTTgccagcttagtggcattatcattgtcctgatgggattgttgttgtggggctccattatccttttggagacttcaaaggctgctgttaggtgtggtcatggttcattgcagaaaactaaaacattttaaatgtcatatgtagcagatctcaaagaggttaaaggatcaatatttgatatgtacatccagagtacaaaaaattaattcctagttacctgataaagactcaaacctgaaatcatgtacaggaagctagatgaagcctttctCTAGAATTAATTAGTGCTctgtatgaccattaatatcatgacaaaaagtttaaaatatatgtatatatattaatcttttaAGTTTTGGgataatatttatactttaagaaaagttctAAAGAGTTAAAATGAAGCCAAAGGATTATGAAATTAGTGGCAATAAAATAGTCctttaatttcagtttttcttctgtcccatatcaggtggctcttctgacataagacaaagattttggattttactttcaACAAGCATACTTGGgttcagagaaggagagagccacactccaactccaaagccagctttaattttttagttggactgggactacaaaagaccatttgcattatgtgtctatAGAGAATAGCAGAAATGAACTTTTGGGAAAATTTATGAAATTTCCTGTTAAagatgtgatataccaataggccaatttactctttttcttgggacattatctttggatgattcatcctttttcttcagatgtctcatttgtccagtgttcttcagattccttagctggatgccttcattttcctgaaaagacaaaaacaaaaaccctttacCAACCCTAATTTTGTggaggttcctttttggcaagttatatctgatcaagtGAAAAGCGTTTGTTAGTCTTAAAGTTTTAGATATAATGCtcatgctagttgatgaactattacTTATTCTAATTAAgagtttgtagatgaatttctaaatggtcttattaaataaaaaaaacaaggagccagatataggggttaaagcctgagagagatcagaggaataggaacagccacaagctaaccttacctcaccaactctgcagcttccaaatgtgagatacttcctgtctacccatgcctatatgccttgctgttctgccatctgatttgctttctcggtccagctacatcacttcctcttcctgcccagctctgtcacttcctgtttgacctccagacttccatggttaactagtgttggaatttaaggcatgtgccaccacacagtggctgtttccagtgtggctttgaactcacagagatccagacagatccctgcctgccaagtgataggattaaaggcatgtactactcttgcctgacttctttgtttacttaggCCTTCACCCACaagcagcaggaagcaattttaataaCATGACGCCCATATTCCCTagaggtgtggggtgggtggttttttgtctttcagtggGCTTTGGATAATTgccattgtttaggatggttggttacaaattgttattgttaatggtcaggaaaaaggctaaacaaagtgTTCCAGCCAGCGGGATCTTCAGcggagaccctagaagggggaatggcgaataaaagggacaagagacacaaagaattgacagcaagacaggtattctgatcaagctgcaaaactttatttttctcaggcAGATTTTATAGCAAGCAGACCagaaaactttctttgggaaaagagcAGGGGACTGTTGGGTTgccaaccacaaaacattgttactattGGTcagtgtagcagaaagataaggacatgttaagttattttctaataactcaggccttgtccaggcatgtcacaAGTTTCTGGTAAGTGGCTCAGTACTGGAGAACAGAAACTTAATttaggcaggcaatatggcatggctcttataATTGTCCCAGgcaacaaaggagattagatttaaggttcttgtctgaggagaaaaaaaaaagaggatgtagataagaggtagattattgaatccactctgaagaaaaaaagatatagaaatgatagaataaagggttgattattgaatctactctgaaaagaaaagagaaaggagaggcagagagatgccagccagctacCCAGGAAGTAAGATGCTAGCAAACTGGTAAAGCCgtgaaacatagattaatagaaatgggttaatttaagatataagagctagctagtgagaagccatCTACAactgataattaatataagcctctgaatgattattttataagtggtttcgGGACCCTAGGCAGgcagaaacttctggctacaagagttctctcttgttcaaattgaacctttatcaattttgatggtattcatagcttttcttttcctgaggaaacaaaaacaaaacctcttctccaacataacacatatcctggtttccattctgaggtcaacacatctttaaagtaaacAAGCTGACttaattctatagtttttttctattatccaatgtctccctgcagctgttgtttctttctcattggcattgagaaaattcaaagttaatagagcattatgtaatctatttctggggggttttgttacccctttctgttaggttagcatatcctttagagtttgatttgatctttctatacctgcttggcctataggattatgtggtatacctgtaatacactttatattgtaataagcaaaaactgttacattttaacagagacatatgctggagcattgtcagtcttaatttgtgcaggtatacccatgatggccataacttctaacaggtgtgtaattacagaatcagccttttcagaactcagagcagttgtctattgaaatcctgaatatgtatctatggtatggtgtacatattttaattttctaaattctacaaaatgaaacacatccatctgccagattttattcctttgcgtaccctttgggttacttcctacaggtagtggagtttggttatataGAAAACAAGTAGGACATAGCAaggatggaaaaatcctttttcaagcccttgctattgacatgattttttttaatgaaatttagaggcctccagcatatttcctatcaatagttgacCAATCTCACCATTACCATGGGCTAGaagtcctggcagacctgtatgggatcagatgtgttttatatataagggatgattcatAGTCATGATTATTtcttataactgaataaataataaagttaatccTGATTCGTCAAGAATAAATccagcagtttcaatgtgtaaaacaactctttctgcatactgagagtcagtaactatgttaagaggttctgtaaaatccattaataccaccagaatagcacataattctgacttttggacagaatcATAAGGACAGAATcatgagccactttacttaaattttctgattttttttttttttttggtttttcgagacagggtttctctgtgtagctttgtgcctttcctggaactcacttggtagcccaggctggccttgaactcagagatccgcctggctctgcctcccaagtgctgggattaaaggcgtgcgccaccaccgcccacaaattttctgatttgtaacctgcctttcctgatttatttgcatcagtatagaaatTAGgagctccagatattggtgttcccCATACAATGGGAGGAAGGATTCAGtgagttctctttataaattgaattctcttgcttttggaatatttgttgttAACCTCTcccaaaaaaaattactgtgaACTCTTTGCCAAAGTTCACTTTTTGCCCATAATTTGTCAGTTtcatcattagtaaaaggtactacaattcctgctgggtctattcctgctaattgatgattTATTTCtgctaattttccttttagaatcaactcagagacattttccacataagtttttaattttttactctgtttatgtggtaaaaagatccattctaagataatatcttccctctgcattaataatcctgtaggagaatgtgaacagggtaaaataaccagaatgcaatcaagctATGGAttcaaatgatccacatgtgcatactgtaatttcttttctaccaaaaccAATTCTCACAGCTTCAGCTggtaattctcttggactatttaagttcttgtcacaatttaaggttttgaacaaattaatcAGTTCTTGATTTTCTACTCCAATAGTGGGCTGTGGAAATGTCTACCAGCAATCTTTggaagtcattaagagtccactATCAATAtttcctaatttgtaccttttggggtctaatttttttgtagactTATTTTAGatcttaaataattaatagaatctcctctttgtattctttcaggagcaatttataatccccCAACagggcaaaattttctttacttcttcaaacattttctctaaagtatccacatttgaatcagctagtaagatggcatccatataatggtaaactatagattgaggaaattgctTATGTATCATTTCCAGTAGATGACTTACAAAATTTAACATTatctgtgggagaaccttccattgatatctcttaacaggctgagaattatttttttatttttatttattttattttattttttatttttttattttttgtttttcgagacagggtttctctgtgtagctttgtgcctttcctggaacttgctttggagaccaggctggcctcaaactcacagagatcca
It includes:
- the Fam32a gene encoding protein FAM32A, which produces MEAYEQVQKGPLKLKGVAELGVTKRKKKKKDKDKAKLLEAMGTSKKSEEEKRRCLDKRTPAQAAFEKMQEKRQMERILKKASKTHKQRVEDFNRHLDTLTEHYDIPKVSWTK